The DNA window AGTCTGAGCTGTCACCGAGTTCGCGGCGAACTGCAGGACGGCCACCATGAAAACCACGGAAGTACGGCGCATTGACCGGATTGCGTTCAACAACTGTGCCAATAACGAAAGGCCCCGCACAACCGTGGGCGGAGCCTTTGACAACATGCTCTGTAATAAATCTTAACGGCATTCAGCAGAATCCGCCACTATCGTTTGCGGAGTGTGACCGTTGCAGAATCGCGGCCGAAGAGGTTATTTGCCTGATCGAATGCTGAGTACACAATCTTGTATGTCCCAAGACGAAAGAGTGTTGGCTGGGAGAATGCTCCCATCGGAGCGAGTACCGTATCCAGACCGGTCGTCGTAACGTGTATCGAAACCGAGGACACGTACTTACTATTCGAGTACGCAGAGAACACTGGAGGCAAAATGCCGAGGCGGAGCGTACTGTCCGTCGTGATCACCGAGGTGTCAACCTGATGTGGAGTAACGCTCATCCAGTGGATCGTATCGTCGACAATTGCAGGTACCGTTGTGCTTGCGAGCAGTGTATCCCGGAATCGGTCGAAGGCCTTGGCGGTGACGGTGAACGTACCAGGTGTAAGAAAGAAGTGCTCGATCTGAGACCCCGTCGGGGGGGTAACACCCGCTCCATCACCAAAATCGAAGGTGTAGTACACGTCACTCTGCGCAACGCCGTTCATGCGGGCGCTCACTGCGACGGTAGTATAGCGTGTTGCGTGTATCGTTGACGGCAGAACCTCCAACGCATTGTTCGAATTGCTCGTCGTTGACGTAGCCGGGTCGCTTTTGCAAGCACTTAGAAATGCCAACGCAGCGATGTATATGAGTAGGACTCGAATGTTCATGATCTCTCTTGAGCTGGTGTATGATCTGCGAGTGGGCTCGCTGGATATAGAATGCGTCTGACGAGTGAAAGTTACACGGAGTGGTGCGTTTAGAGTTCGACAGGCCCGCAGTGGTTCCGTTTGAATAGACAACGCAACGGTTTACGCAGACGTCATTCTGAGCATTCTTCTGCGACCACAGGAGCAGAAGCGAAGAATCCCTATGGCGGAGCCTCGCTGCGTTTCATCAAGGGATTCTTCGCGGAGTTTACACTGAGCACAGCGAATGTGCTCAGAATGACGTTGTCTACCAGACATAGCCACTCCCACAACCCCAACGCAACATCTTGGCCTGCGCAATCTCCCTCCCCGAACCAGCGACCCCATGCCCCTGTTGTGTTGGCCAACGCACCTATCACTGCCGATGCTTCTCGGGCTGATTCTTAGTATCGTCGCGGCGACCGCGCAGGTTGCCAGCGGACTTTCCGCCCTGCGGGCGCGGAAGTTT is part of the Bacteroidota bacterium genome and encodes:
- a CDS encoding PKD domain-containing protein, encoding MNIRVLLIYIAALAFLSACKSDPATSTTSNSNNALEVLPSTIHATRYTTVAVSARMNGVAQSDVYYTFDFGDGAGVTPPTGSQIEHFFLTPGTFTVTAKAFDRFRDTLLASTTVPAIVDDTIHWMSVTPHQVDTSVITTDSTLRLGILPPVFSAYSNSKYVSSVSIHVTTTGLDTVLAPMGAFSQPTLFRLGTYKIVYSAFDQANNLFGRDSATVTLRKR